A region from the Rosa rugosa chromosome 6, drRosRugo1.1, whole genome shotgun sequence genome encodes:
- the LOC133714866 gene encoding uncharacterized protein LOC133714866 isoform X2, giving the protein MEATAAARGGSMPAMTQAQTRKQWRAVSEHHSARNIGDEELERSKLGHSDERTIYEVQQGREPVDVDFCSISIDGTLDHDLLQQRLHDVVRQREELQHMETELRAQMIARSEIMDIQNNFDAQLKEHANAASKLQEQLHEKEQAIHDLERELEEKDRELHATKLDNEAAWAKEGLLREQNKELATFRERDHSEAERAQHIQQLHDLQEHIQEKERQLIELQEQHRLAQEAILFKDEQLSEAQAWITRVQEMDALQSTTLQNQLREHSEHYNQLWLGWQRQFAEMERHHMHTVQQLQLELADARQRSGTYTDESRAANSTSKDASQFGRNNGNQIDINTSNGNTGALPNGNSQDVSSFSSTVNASSQVDYVPSVPIGPSSLLGMPPFLPPGQVTGMHPFVLHQPGVPHSMPPQVPQSHVGNFHSIPAMSSLQQWQNQQAPSESLQIATQTEPPSSQNDQNLIRSDAKYHYETSVNGQPFHQDYLDVQIREGAEPEPVISSSPEEAQVLESINSSYLVSPQTDQSLQQMSSQFTDSLRLDSLEKSSETKAHEQNVQTLIDHGLDGQVLTAEKPNSATKSSKSDTPIHSVNLNEITINNSPGTGLPESFVSTGHTNAPSVGRTSETALLDERSLLACMVRTIPAGGRIRISSTLPNRLGKMLAPLHWHDYKKKYGKLDDFVAAHTELFVIEGDYIQLREGAQEMIAATAAVARVAAAAAASSPYSSCLPSVAVTPVAQTHRLKKILSLDSKNVVTSTPNANNAHLQSVKQNQQLNGVSFGVSGGMSNVKILSKSKDMNGPEPTPSQSSVLLNGGNGALDRSMANGRPSSNFVGKQHGRMTNSAFTSRR; this is encoded by the exons ATGGAGGCTACGGCCGCCGCGCGCGGTGGTTCGATGCCGGCGATGACGCAAGCTCAGACTCGCAAGCAGTGGCGCGCCGTCTCGGAGCATCATTCGGCTCGGAACATCGGCGACGAG GAGCTGGAGCGATCAAAGTTAGGCCATTCTGATGAGAGAACAATATATGAG GTGCAGCAGGGAAGAGAGCCAGTTGATGTAGACTTTTGTTCGATCTCCATAGATGGGACTTTGGACCATGACCTCTTGCAGCAGCGGCTTCATGATGTTGTCAGGCAAAGAGAGGAACTGCAGCATATGGAGACTGAGCTTAGAGCTCAAATGATTGCAAGATCTGAGATAATGGATATACAAAATAACTTTGATGCTCAACTGAAGGAGCATGCTAATGCTGCTTCCAAGCTTCAG GAGCAACTCCATGAAAAGGAGCAGGCCATACATGATTTGGAGAGGGAATTGGAAGAAAAAGATAGAGAGCTGCATGCTACCAAGTTAGATAATGAAGCG GCCTGGGCCAAAGAGGGCCTTCTTAGAGAACAGAACAAAGAATTAGCAACTTTCAG AGAGCGTGACCATTCAGAAGCTGAAAGAGCCCAGCATATACAGCAATTACATGATCTTCAAGAACATATTCAAGAAAAAGAGAGGCAACTTATTGAGTTGCAGGAACAG CATAGGCTTGCTCAAGAAGCCATTCTATTTAAGGATGAACAATTGAGCGAAGCCCAAGCTTGGATCACCCGTGTTCAAGAAATGGATGCTTTGCAGTCAACTACACTTCAAAATCAGTTGCGGGAACATTCAGAACACTATAATCAGCTCTGGCTTGGTTGGCAAAGACAG TTTGCTGAAATGGAGAGACATCATATGCATACGGTACAACAGCTTCAGCTTGAGTTAGCTGATGCCAGACAAAGAAGTGGAACTTACACTGATGAATCACGTGCAgcaaattcaacttcaaaggaTGCATCTCAGTTTGGTCGGAACAATGGAAACCAGATTGATATAAATACGTCAAATGGAAATACAGGGGCCCTCCCAAATGGGAATTCACAGGACGTTTCATCGTTTTCTTCAACTGTCAATGCATCAAGTCAG GTTGACTATGTTCCTAGTGTTCCAATTGGTCCTTCGTCTCTACTTGGGATGCCTCCCTTTCTTCCACCTGGACAGGTGACTGGTATGCATCCATTTGTCCTGCATCAACCTGGGGTTCCCCATTCCATGCCACCACAGGTTCCTCAATCACATGTGGGGAATTTTCACTCAATACCTGCAATGTCATCTCTTCAACAGTGGCAGAACCAACAG GCTCCGTCCGAGAGTTTGCAGATAGCTACACAAACTGAACCTCCATCTTCCCAAAATGATCAAAACCTGATTAGATCAGATGCAAAGTATCACTATGAAACTTCTGTTAATGGGCAACCATTTCATCAAGACTATTTGGATGTTCAAATTCGCGAAGGGGCAGAGCCTGAGCCTGTGATATCATCTTCCCCCGAGGAAGCACAG GTTCTTGAGTCAATTAATAGCAGTTACTTGGTCTCACCCCAAACTGATCAGAGCTTGCAACAAATGTCTTCCCAATTTACTGATTCTTTAAGATTAGATTCTCTTGAGAAGAGCAGTGAAACCAAG GCACATGAGCAGAATGTTCAGACCTTGATCGATCATGGGTTGGATGGACAAGTTTTAACGGCTGAGAAACCAAATTCTGCTACCAAGTCCTCAAAATCTGACACTCCAATCCATTCAGTCAATCTCAATGAAATTACAATAAACAATTCCCCTGGTACAGGTTTGCCTGAGTCCTTTGTCTCAACTGGACACACCAATGCACCATCAGTGGGTAGGACTTCGGAGACTGCTCTTCTAGATGAAAGGTCATTGTTGGCTTGCATGGTTCGGACAATACCAGCTGGTGGTAGAATTAGGATCAGTTCGACG CTGCCGAATAGGCTCGGGAAGATGCTTGCACCTTTACACTGGCATGATTACAAGAAAAAGTATGGAAAGCTAGATGATTTCGTTGCTGCTCATACTGAA CTATTTGTGATTGAGGGGGACTATATTCAGCTGCGTGAAGGAGCTCAAGAGATGATAGCAGCTACAGCCGCCGTTGCCAGAGTTGCTGCTGCTGCAGCAGCATCATCCCCCTACTCTTCATGTTTGCCTTCTGTGGCTGTTACTCCAGTGGCACAGACTCACCGCTTAAAGAAGATATTATCTCTTGATTCCAAAAATGTGGTTACTTCTACTCCAAATGCAAATAATGCTCACTTGCAGTCTGTGAAGCAGAATCAGCAATTAAATGGTGTATCTTTTGGTGTTTCGGGAGGTATGTCGAACGTAAAAATTTTGAGCAAATCCAAGGACATGAATGGGCCTGAACCTACTCCCAGCCAGTCATCTGTACTTCTTAATGGTGGAAATGGAGCTCTGGACAGGTCAATGGCCAATGGCCGGCCGAGCTCAAATTTTGTTGGGAAACAGCATGGCAG GATGACTAATTCTGCATTTACCTCCAGAAGATA G
- the LOC133714866 gene encoding uncharacterized protein LOC133714866 isoform X1, with translation MEATAAARGGSMPAMTQAQTRKQWRAVSEHHSARNIGDEELERSKLGHSDERTIYEVQQGREPVDVDFCSISIDGTLDHDLLQQRLHDVVRQREELQHMETELRAQMIARSEIMDIQNNFDAQLKEHANAASKLQEQLHEKEQAIHDLERELEEKDRELHATKLDNEAAWAKEGLLREQNKELATFRRERDHSEAERAQHIQQLHDLQEHIQEKERQLIELQEQHRLAQEAILFKDEQLSEAQAWITRVQEMDALQSTTLQNQLREHSEHYNQLWLGWQRQFAEMERHHMHTVQQLQLELADARQRSGTYTDESRAANSTSKDASQFGRNNGNQIDINTSNGNTGALPNGNSQDVSSFSSTVNASSQVDYVPSVPIGPSSLLGMPPFLPPGQVTGMHPFVLHQPGVPHSMPPQVPQSHVGNFHSIPAMSSLQQWQNQQAPSESLQIATQTEPPSSQNDQNLIRSDAKYHYETSVNGQPFHQDYLDVQIREGAEPEPVISSSPEEAQVLESINSSYLVSPQTDQSLQQMSSQFTDSLRLDSLEKSSETKAHEQNVQTLIDHGLDGQVLTAEKPNSATKSSKSDTPIHSVNLNEITINNSPGTGLPESFVSTGHTNAPSVGRTSETALLDERSLLACMVRTIPAGGRIRISSTLPNRLGKMLAPLHWHDYKKKYGKLDDFVAAHTELFVIEGDYIQLREGAQEMIAATAAVARVAAAAAASSPYSSCLPSVAVTPVAQTHRLKKILSLDSKNVVTSTPNANNAHLQSVKQNQQLNGVSFGVSGGMSNVKILSKSKDMNGPEPTPSQSSVLLNGGNGALDRSMANGRPSSNFVGKQHGRMTNSAFTSRR, from the exons ATGGAGGCTACGGCCGCCGCGCGCGGTGGTTCGATGCCGGCGATGACGCAAGCTCAGACTCGCAAGCAGTGGCGCGCCGTCTCGGAGCATCATTCGGCTCGGAACATCGGCGACGAG GAGCTGGAGCGATCAAAGTTAGGCCATTCTGATGAGAGAACAATATATGAG GTGCAGCAGGGAAGAGAGCCAGTTGATGTAGACTTTTGTTCGATCTCCATAGATGGGACTTTGGACCATGACCTCTTGCAGCAGCGGCTTCATGATGTTGTCAGGCAAAGAGAGGAACTGCAGCATATGGAGACTGAGCTTAGAGCTCAAATGATTGCAAGATCTGAGATAATGGATATACAAAATAACTTTGATGCTCAACTGAAGGAGCATGCTAATGCTGCTTCCAAGCTTCAG GAGCAACTCCATGAAAAGGAGCAGGCCATACATGATTTGGAGAGGGAATTGGAAGAAAAAGATAGAGAGCTGCATGCTACCAAGTTAGATAATGAAGCG GCCTGGGCCAAAGAGGGCCTTCTTAGAGAACAGAACAAAGAATTAGCAACTTTCAG AAGAGAGCGTGACCATTCAGAAGCTGAAAGAGCCCAGCATATACAGCAATTACATGATCTTCAAGAACATATTCAAGAAAAAGAGAGGCAACTTATTGAGTTGCAGGAACAG CATAGGCTTGCTCAAGAAGCCATTCTATTTAAGGATGAACAATTGAGCGAAGCCCAAGCTTGGATCACCCGTGTTCAAGAAATGGATGCTTTGCAGTCAACTACACTTCAAAATCAGTTGCGGGAACATTCAGAACACTATAATCAGCTCTGGCTTGGTTGGCAAAGACAG TTTGCTGAAATGGAGAGACATCATATGCATACGGTACAACAGCTTCAGCTTGAGTTAGCTGATGCCAGACAAAGAAGTGGAACTTACACTGATGAATCACGTGCAgcaaattcaacttcaaaggaTGCATCTCAGTTTGGTCGGAACAATGGAAACCAGATTGATATAAATACGTCAAATGGAAATACAGGGGCCCTCCCAAATGGGAATTCACAGGACGTTTCATCGTTTTCTTCAACTGTCAATGCATCAAGTCAG GTTGACTATGTTCCTAGTGTTCCAATTGGTCCTTCGTCTCTACTTGGGATGCCTCCCTTTCTTCCACCTGGACAGGTGACTGGTATGCATCCATTTGTCCTGCATCAACCTGGGGTTCCCCATTCCATGCCACCACAGGTTCCTCAATCACATGTGGGGAATTTTCACTCAATACCTGCAATGTCATCTCTTCAACAGTGGCAGAACCAACAG GCTCCGTCCGAGAGTTTGCAGATAGCTACACAAACTGAACCTCCATCTTCCCAAAATGATCAAAACCTGATTAGATCAGATGCAAAGTATCACTATGAAACTTCTGTTAATGGGCAACCATTTCATCAAGACTATTTGGATGTTCAAATTCGCGAAGGGGCAGAGCCTGAGCCTGTGATATCATCTTCCCCCGAGGAAGCACAG GTTCTTGAGTCAATTAATAGCAGTTACTTGGTCTCACCCCAAACTGATCAGAGCTTGCAACAAATGTCTTCCCAATTTACTGATTCTTTAAGATTAGATTCTCTTGAGAAGAGCAGTGAAACCAAG GCACATGAGCAGAATGTTCAGACCTTGATCGATCATGGGTTGGATGGACAAGTTTTAACGGCTGAGAAACCAAATTCTGCTACCAAGTCCTCAAAATCTGACACTCCAATCCATTCAGTCAATCTCAATGAAATTACAATAAACAATTCCCCTGGTACAGGTTTGCCTGAGTCCTTTGTCTCAACTGGACACACCAATGCACCATCAGTGGGTAGGACTTCGGAGACTGCTCTTCTAGATGAAAGGTCATTGTTGGCTTGCATGGTTCGGACAATACCAGCTGGTGGTAGAATTAGGATCAGTTCGACG CTGCCGAATAGGCTCGGGAAGATGCTTGCACCTTTACACTGGCATGATTACAAGAAAAAGTATGGAAAGCTAGATGATTTCGTTGCTGCTCATACTGAA CTATTTGTGATTGAGGGGGACTATATTCAGCTGCGTGAAGGAGCTCAAGAGATGATAGCAGCTACAGCCGCCGTTGCCAGAGTTGCTGCTGCTGCAGCAGCATCATCCCCCTACTCTTCATGTTTGCCTTCTGTGGCTGTTACTCCAGTGGCACAGACTCACCGCTTAAAGAAGATATTATCTCTTGATTCCAAAAATGTGGTTACTTCTACTCCAAATGCAAATAATGCTCACTTGCAGTCTGTGAAGCAGAATCAGCAATTAAATGGTGTATCTTTTGGTGTTTCGGGAGGTATGTCGAACGTAAAAATTTTGAGCAAATCCAAGGACATGAATGGGCCTGAACCTACTCCCAGCCAGTCATCTGTACTTCTTAATGGTGGAAATGGAGCTCTGGACAGGTCAATGGCCAATGGCCGGCCGAGCTCAAATTTTGTTGGGAAACAGCATGGCAG GATGACTAATTCTGCATTTACCTCCAGAAGATA G
- the LOC133714866 gene encoding uncharacterized protein LOC133714866 isoform X3, with protein sequence MEATAAARGGSMPAMTQAQTRKQWRAVSEHHSARNIGDEELERSKLGHSDERTIYEQGREPVDVDFCSISIDGTLDHDLLQQRLHDVVRQREELQHMETELRAQMIARSEIMDIQNNFDAQLKEHANAASKLQEQLHEKEQAIHDLERELEEKDRELHATKLDNEAAWAKEGLLREQNKELATFRRERDHSEAERAQHIQQLHDLQEHIQEKERQLIELQEQHRLAQEAILFKDEQLSEAQAWITRVQEMDALQSTTLQNQLREHSEHYNQLWLGWQRQFAEMERHHMHTVQQLQLELADARQRSGTYTDESRAANSTSKDASQFGRNNGNQIDINTSNGNTGALPNGNSQDVSSFSSTVNASSQVDYVPSVPIGPSSLLGMPPFLPPGQVTGMHPFVLHQPGVPHSMPPQVPQSHVGNFHSIPAMSSLQQWQNQQAPSESLQIATQTEPPSSQNDQNLIRSDAKYHYETSVNGQPFHQDYLDVQIREGAEPEPVISSSPEEAQVLESINSSYLVSPQTDQSLQQMSSQFTDSLRLDSLEKSSETKAHEQNVQTLIDHGLDGQVLTAEKPNSATKSSKSDTPIHSVNLNEITINNSPGTGLPESFVSTGHTNAPSVGRTSETALLDERSLLACMVRTIPAGGRIRISSTLPNRLGKMLAPLHWHDYKKKYGKLDDFVAAHTELFVIEGDYIQLREGAQEMIAATAAVARVAAAAAASSPYSSCLPSVAVTPVAQTHRLKKILSLDSKNVVTSTPNANNAHLQSVKQNQQLNGVSFGVSGGMSNVKILSKSKDMNGPEPTPSQSSVLLNGGNGALDRSMANGRPSSNFVGKQHGRMTNSAFTSRR encoded by the exons ATGGAGGCTACGGCCGCCGCGCGCGGTGGTTCGATGCCGGCGATGACGCAAGCTCAGACTCGCAAGCAGTGGCGCGCCGTCTCGGAGCATCATTCGGCTCGGAACATCGGCGACGAG GAGCTGGAGCGATCAAAGTTAGGCCATTCTGATGAGAGAACAATATATGAG CAGGGAAGAGAGCCAGTTGATGTAGACTTTTGTTCGATCTCCATAGATGGGACTTTGGACCATGACCTCTTGCAGCAGCGGCTTCATGATGTTGTCAGGCAAAGAGAGGAACTGCAGCATATGGAGACTGAGCTTAGAGCTCAAATGATTGCAAGATCTGAGATAATGGATATACAAAATAACTTTGATGCTCAACTGAAGGAGCATGCTAATGCTGCTTCCAAGCTTCAG GAGCAACTCCATGAAAAGGAGCAGGCCATACATGATTTGGAGAGGGAATTGGAAGAAAAAGATAGAGAGCTGCATGCTACCAAGTTAGATAATGAAGCG GCCTGGGCCAAAGAGGGCCTTCTTAGAGAACAGAACAAAGAATTAGCAACTTTCAG AAGAGAGCGTGACCATTCAGAAGCTGAAAGAGCCCAGCATATACAGCAATTACATGATCTTCAAGAACATATTCAAGAAAAAGAGAGGCAACTTATTGAGTTGCAGGAACAG CATAGGCTTGCTCAAGAAGCCATTCTATTTAAGGATGAACAATTGAGCGAAGCCCAAGCTTGGATCACCCGTGTTCAAGAAATGGATGCTTTGCAGTCAACTACACTTCAAAATCAGTTGCGGGAACATTCAGAACACTATAATCAGCTCTGGCTTGGTTGGCAAAGACAG TTTGCTGAAATGGAGAGACATCATATGCATACGGTACAACAGCTTCAGCTTGAGTTAGCTGATGCCAGACAAAGAAGTGGAACTTACACTGATGAATCACGTGCAgcaaattcaacttcaaaggaTGCATCTCAGTTTGGTCGGAACAATGGAAACCAGATTGATATAAATACGTCAAATGGAAATACAGGGGCCCTCCCAAATGGGAATTCACAGGACGTTTCATCGTTTTCTTCAACTGTCAATGCATCAAGTCAG GTTGACTATGTTCCTAGTGTTCCAATTGGTCCTTCGTCTCTACTTGGGATGCCTCCCTTTCTTCCACCTGGACAGGTGACTGGTATGCATCCATTTGTCCTGCATCAACCTGGGGTTCCCCATTCCATGCCACCACAGGTTCCTCAATCACATGTGGGGAATTTTCACTCAATACCTGCAATGTCATCTCTTCAACAGTGGCAGAACCAACAG GCTCCGTCCGAGAGTTTGCAGATAGCTACACAAACTGAACCTCCATCTTCCCAAAATGATCAAAACCTGATTAGATCAGATGCAAAGTATCACTATGAAACTTCTGTTAATGGGCAACCATTTCATCAAGACTATTTGGATGTTCAAATTCGCGAAGGGGCAGAGCCTGAGCCTGTGATATCATCTTCCCCCGAGGAAGCACAG GTTCTTGAGTCAATTAATAGCAGTTACTTGGTCTCACCCCAAACTGATCAGAGCTTGCAACAAATGTCTTCCCAATTTACTGATTCTTTAAGATTAGATTCTCTTGAGAAGAGCAGTGAAACCAAG GCACATGAGCAGAATGTTCAGACCTTGATCGATCATGGGTTGGATGGACAAGTTTTAACGGCTGAGAAACCAAATTCTGCTACCAAGTCCTCAAAATCTGACACTCCAATCCATTCAGTCAATCTCAATGAAATTACAATAAACAATTCCCCTGGTACAGGTTTGCCTGAGTCCTTTGTCTCAACTGGACACACCAATGCACCATCAGTGGGTAGGACTTCGGAGACTGCTCTTCTAGATGAAAGGTCATTGTTGGCTTGCATGGTTCGGACAATACCAGCTGGTGGTAGAATTAGGATCAGTTCGACG CTGCCGAATAGGCTCGGGAAGATGCTTGCACCTTTACACTGGCATGATTACAAGAAAAAGTATGGAAAGCTAGATGATTTCGTTGCTGCTCATACTGAA CTATTTGTGATTGAGGGGGACTATATTCAGCTGCGTGAAGGAGCTCAAGAGATGATAGCAGCTACAGCCGCCGTTGCCAGAGTTGCTGCTGCTGCAGCAGCATCATCCCCCTACTCTTCATGTTTGCCTTCTGTGGCTGTTACTCCAGTGGCACAGACTCACCGCTTAAAGAAGATATTATCTCTTGATTCCAAAAATGTGGTTACTTCTACTCCAAATGCAAATAATGCTCACTTGCAGTCTGTGAAGCAGAATCAGCAATTAAATGGTGTATCTTTTGGTGTTTCGGGAGGTATGTCGAACGTAAAAATTTTGAGCAAATCCAAGGACATGAATGGGCCTGAACCTACTCCCAGCCAGTCATCTGTACTTCTTAATGGTGGAAATGGAGCTCTGGACAGGTCAATGGCCAATGGCCGGCCGAGCTCAAATTTTGTTGGGAAACAGCATGGCAG GATGACTAATTCTGCATTTACCTCCAGAAGATA G
- the LOC133714866 gene encoding uncharacterized protein LOC133714866 isoform X4 produces MEATAAARGGSMPAMTQAQTRKQWRAVSEHHSARNIGDEELERSKLGHSDERTIYEGREPVDVDFCSISIDGTLDHDLLQQRLHDVVRQREELQHMETELRAQMIARSEIMDIQNNFDAQLKEHANAASKLQEQLHEKEQAIHDLERELEEKDRELHATKLDNEAAWAKEGLLREQNKELATFRRERDHSEAERAQHIQQLHDLQEHIQEKERQLIELQEQHRLAQEAILFKDEQLSEAQAWITRVQEMDALQSTTLQNQLREHSEHYNQLWLGWQRQFAEMERHHMHTVQQLQLELADARQRSGTYTDESRAANSTSKDASQFGRNNGNQIDINTSNGNTGALPNGNSQDVSSFSSTVNASSQVDYVPSVPIGPSSLLGMPPFLPPGQVTGMHPFVLHQPGVPHSMPPQVPQSHVGNFHSIPAMSSLQQWQNQQAPSESLQIATQTEPPSSQNDQNLIRSDAKYHYETSVNGQPFHQDYLDVQIREGAEPEPVISSSPEEAQVLESINSSYLVSPQTDQSLQQMSSQFTDSLRLDSLEKSSETKAHEQNVQTLIDHGLDGQVLTAEKPNSATKSSKSDTPIHSVNLNEITINNSPGTGLPESFVSTGHTNAPSVGRTSETALLDERSLLACMVRTIPAGGRIRISSTLPNRLGKMLAPLHWHDYKKKYGKLDDFVAAHTELFVIEGDYIQLREGAQEMIAATAAVARVAAAAAASSPYSSCLPSVAVTPVAQTHRLKKILSLDSKNVVTSTPNANNAHLQSVKQNQQLNGVSFGVSGGMSNVKILSKSKDMNGPEPTPSQSSVLLNGGNGALDRSMANGRPSSNFVGKQHGRMTNSAFTSRR; encoded by the exons ATGGAGGCTACGGCCGCCGCGCGCGGTGGTTCGATGCCGGCGATGACGCAAGCTCAGACTCGCAAGCAGTGGCGCGCCGTCTCGGAGCATCATTCGGCTCGGAACATCGGCGACGAG GAGCTGGAGCGATCAAAGTTAGGCCATTCTGATGAGAGAACAATATATGAG GGAAGAGAGCCAGTTGATGTAGACTTTTGTTCGATCTCCATAGATGGGACTTTGGACCATGACCTCTTGCAGCAGCGGCTTCATGATGTTGTCAGGCAAAGAGAGGAACTGCAGCATATGGAGACTGAGCTTAGAGCTCAAATGATTGCAAGATCTGAGATAATGGATATACAAAATAACTTTGATGCTCAACTGAAGGAGCATGCTAATGCTGCTTCCAAGCTTCAG GAGCAACTCCATGAAAAGGAGCAGGCCATACATGATTTGGAGAGGGAATTGGAAGAAAAAGATAGAGAGCTGCATGCTACCAAGTTAGATAATGAAGCG GCCTGGGCCAAAGAGGGCCTTCTTAGAGAACAGAACAAAGAATTAGCAACTTTCAG AAGAGAGCGTGACCATTCAGAAGCTGAAAGAGCCCAGCATATACAGCAATTACATGATCTTCAAGAACATATTCAAGAAAAAGAGAGGCAACTTATTGAGTTGCAGGAACAG CATAGGCTTGCTCAAGAAGCCATTCTATTTAAGGATGAACAATTGAGCGAAGCCCAAGCTTGGATCACCCGTGTTCAAGAAATGGATGCTTTGCAGTCAACTACACTTCAAAATCAGTTGCGGGAACATTCAGAACACTATAATCAGCTCTGGCTTGGTTGGCAAAGACAG TTTGCTGAAATGGAGAGACATCATATGCATACGGTACAACAGCTTCAGCTTGAGTTAGCTGATGCCAGACAAAGAAGTGGAACTTACACTGATGAATCACGTGCAgcaaattcaacttcaaaggaTGCATCTCAGTTTGGTCGGAACAATGGAAACCAGATTGATATAAATACGTCAAATGGAAATACAGGGGCCCTCCCAAATGGGAATTCACAGGACGTTTCATCGTTTTCTTCAACTGTCAATGCATCAAGTCAG GTTGACTATGTTCCTAGTGTTCCAATTGGTCCTTCGTCTCTACTTGGGATGCCTCCCTTTCTTCCACCTGGACAGGTGACTGGTATGCATCCATTTGTCCTGCATCAACCTGGGGTTCCCCATTCCATGCCACCACAGGTTCCTCAATCACATGTGGGGAATTTTCACTCAATACCTGCAATGTCATCTCTTCAACAGTGGCAGAACCAACAG GCTCCGTCCGAGAGTTTGCAGATAGCTACACAAACTGAACCTCCATCTTCCCAAAATGATCAAAACCTGATTAGATCAGATGCAAAGTATCACTATGAAACTTCTGTTAATGGGCAACCATTTCATCAAGACTATTTGGATGTTCAAATTCGCGAAGGGGCAGAGCCTGAGCCTGTGATATCATCTTCCCCCGAGGAAGCACAG GTTCTTGAGTCAATTAATAGCAGTTACTTGGTCTCACCCCAAACTGATCAGAGCTTGCAACAAATGTCTTCCCAATTTACTGATTCTTTAAGATTAGATTCTCTTGAGAAGAGCAGTGAAACCAAG GCACATGAGCAGAATGTTCAGACCTTGATCGATCATGGGTTGGATGGACAAGTTTTAACGGCTGAGAAACCAAATTCTGCTACCAAGTCCTCAAAATCTGACACTCCAATCCATTCAGTCAATCTCAATGAAATTACAATAAACAATTCCCCTGGTACAGGTTTGCCTGAGTCCTTTGTCTCAACTGGACACACCAATGCACCATCAGTGGGTAGGACTTCGGAGACTGCTCTTCTAGATGAAAGGTCATTGTTGGCTTGCATGGTTCGGACAATACCAGCTGGTGGTAGAATTAGGATCAGTTCGACG CTGCCGAATAGGCTCGGGAAGATGCTTGCACCTTTACACTGGCATGATTACAAGAAAAAGTATGGAAAGCTAGATGATTTCGTTGCTGCTCATACTGAA CTATTTGTGATTGAGGGGGACTATATTCAGCTGCGTGAAGGAGCTCAAGAGATGATAGCAGCTACAGCCGCCGTTGCCAGAGTTGCTGCTGCTGCAGCAGCATCATCCCCCTACTCTTCATGTTTGCCTTCTGTGGCTGTTACTCCAGTGGCACAGACTCACCGCTTAAAGAAGATATTATCTCTTGATTCCAAAAATGTGGTTACTTCTACTCCAAATGCAAATAATGCTCACTTGCAGTCTGTGAAGCAGAATCAGCAATTAAATGGTGTATCTTTTGGTGTTTCGGGAGGTATGTCGAACGTAAAAATTTTGAGCAAATCCAAGGACATGAATGGGCCTGAACCTACTCCCAGCCAGTCATCTGTACTTCTTAATGGTGGAAATGGAGCTCTGGACAGGTCAATGGCCAATGGCCGGCCGAGCTCAAATTTTGTTGGGAAACAGCATGGCAG GATGACTAATTCTGCATTTACCTCCAGAAGATA G